In Virgibacillus sp. NKC19-16, a single genomic region encodes these proteins:
- a CDS encoding PolC-type DNA polymerase III — MDISKKEKMNLLLSQLQMPEEYSNDYFFESYLDKLEVYKQTRTWHFHVHVKRVLPLHIYLLLTTKLQETFQQFANLDVTIHTEEKSCDSSIISDYWKNFIQNLTNLSPAYKDLIQTQIPQVNNNKIILTARNEAEATALKKRLEDSFQMYCRKIGAMSYSMEINVKTEAEAIQKFKQQTALEDQQVVLKTVQEKEKRDKEKSQPANKPFMIGYKIQDEVMQMEEIQEEERRVTVQGYIFAVDIRQLRSGRSLLIIKATDYTDSLQIKMFSKGDEDAAKFESVKEGMWVKARGSIQTDMYTNELAMMANDIHEVKVEARTDWFPDEDKRVELHAHTTMSQMDAVVSPSALVEQAAKWGHKAVAITDHAGVQGFPDAHTASQKNDIKVLYGVEANLVDDGVPIAYNESNVDLKTASYVVFDVETTGLSAVYDTIIELAGVKIQDGEIVDRFESFANPHHALSQTTTDLTGITDDMVKNAPEIDDVLKDFYEWMEDSILVAHNASFDMGFLNQGLKKIDYEKATNPVIDTLELARFLFPELKNHRLNTLCKYLDIELTQHHRAIYDAEATGYLLWKLVQGLLKEEITNHNQLNNHMGEGNAYQRSRPYHCILLAKTQEGLKNLYKLVSYAHVNYFYRVPRIPRSLLQKLRNGILVGSGCDKGEVFETMMQKSAEEAEKVAEFYDYIEVQPPANYAHLIEKDLVQNEAQILDIITKLVEMGKRMNKRVVATGNVHYIEKHEKLYRQILIASQAGNPLSRQTLPDTPFRTTNEMIECFSFLGEEKAREIIIANTNALADEMEDVSPVRDGLFTPKIEGAEQEIRDLCYNRAKQLYGEKVPEIVTDRLEKELESIIGNGFAVIYLISQKLVKKSLTDGYLVGSRGSVGSSFVATMTEISEVNPLPPHYVCPHCHHSEFITDGTAGSGFDLPDKNCPSCNTLLTKDGQDIPFETFLGFKGDKVPDIDLNFSGDYQPVAHNFTKEIFGEDNVYRAGTIGTVAEKTAYGYVKGYASDKQLVLKNAEVDRLVQGSQGVKRNTGQHPGGIVVVPEDKEIYDFTPIQYPADDRNSEWKTTHFDFHSIDSNLLKLDILGHDDPTVIRMLQDLSGIDPKTIPTDDAEVMKIFSGTEAIGVTPEQINCKTGTLGVPEFGTNFVRQMLEDTKPSTFSELLIISGLSHGTDVWLGNAQELINDGICELPDVIGCRDDIMVYLMHKGLEASLAFKIMEFVRKGKGLEDDWIVEMKKHDVPDWYIESCKKIKYMFPKAHAAAYVLMAVRIAYFKVHYPILFYAAYFTVRAGDFELDTMVKGSQAIRQRIDNITAKGNDAPPKEKSLLTVLEVSLEMCERGFSFKKVDLYKSNAKEFIVDDNTLIPPFNAVDGLGTNAALNIVKAREEGEFLSKEDLRERSRVSKTVLEYLDNHGCLDGMEEKNQLSLF, encoded by the coding sequence ATGGATATATCAAAAAAAGAAAAAATGAATTTATTACTTAGTCAGCTACAAATGCCAGAAGAATACAGTAATGATTATTTTTTTGAAAGCTATTTAGACAAGTTAGAAGTGTATAAACAGACACGTACTTGGCATTTTCATGTCCATGTGAAGCGAGTTCTGCCATTACATATCTATTTATTATTAACAACGAAACTACAAGAGACATTTCAACAATTCGCCAACTTGGATGTAACGATTCACACGGAAGAAAAAAGCTGTGATTCTTCCATCATTAGTGATTACTGGAAAAACTTTATACAAAATTTAACCAACCTATCACCTGCTTATAAAGATTTAATTCAAACTCAAATTCCTCAAGTAAACAATAATAAGATTATATTGACTGCTAGAAACGAAGCTGAGGCAACAGCTTTAAAGAAACGTTTGGAAGATAGTTTTCAAATGTATTGCAGGAAAATCGGTGCTATGAGTTATTCGATGGAGATTAATGTAAAAACGGAAGCAGAGGCTATTCAAAAATTCAAACAACAAACTGCCTTAGAGGATCAGCAGGTTGTCTTAAAAACGGTTCAGGAAAAAGAAAAACGTGATAAAGAGAAATCACAACCTGCAAATAAACCATTTATGATTGGGTATAAAATTCAAGATGAAGTTATGCAAATGGAAGAAATTCAAGAGGAAGAACGTCGCGTAACCGTGCAAGGATATATATTTGCAGTAGATATCCGTCAATTACGTTCCGGAAGAAGTTTGTTAATTATTAAAGCTACAGATTATACGGATTCCCTGCAAATTAAAATGTTCTCCAAAGGTGATGAGGATGCTGCGAAATTCGAATCCGTCAAAGAAGGCATGTGGGTGAAAGCAAGAGGAAGTATACAAACAGATATGTATACAAATGAATTAGCCATGATGGCAAATGATATTCATGAAGTGAAAGTAGAAGCACGTACGGACTGGTTTCCTGATGAGGATAAAAGGGTTGAACTTCATGCGCATACAACAATGAGTCAAATGGATGCGGTTGTTTCTCCGTCTGCCCTTGTTGAACAAGCTGCAAAATGGGGGCATAAGGCTGTCGCTATTACAGATCATGCCGGAGTACAAGGATTTCCGGATGCACATACAGCAAGTCAAAAGAACGATATTAAAGTATTGTACGGTGTTGAAGCCAATTTAGTTGATGACGGTGTGCCAATCGCCTACAACGAATCGAATGTTGATTTGAAAACAGCTAGCTATGTGGTTTTTGATGTTGAAACTACCGGATTATCAGCAGTTTATGACACTATCATTGAGCTTGCCGGTGTTAAAATTCAGGATGGAGAGATTGTTGACCGATTTGAATCTTTTGCAAATCCCCATCATGCCCTCTCACAAACGACGACTGACTTGACAGGCATAACTGATGATATGGTAAAAAACGCACCAGAGATTGATGATGTATTAAAAGATTTTTATGAGTGGATGGAAGACAGTATCCTAGTAGCACACAACGCCAGCTTTGATATGGGCTTTTTGAACCAAGGTTTAAAAAAAATAGATTATGAGAAGGCAACAAACCCTGTTATAGATACATTAGAACTTGCCAGATTTTTGTTCCCTGAGTTAAAAAACCATCGGCTAAATACATTGTGTAAGTATTTGGATATTGAGCTAACACAACATCACAGAGCCATTTATGATGCTGAGGCTACAGGGTATTTACTTTGGAAATTGGTTCAAGGCCTGTTGAAAGAGGAAATCACGAATCATAATCAATTAAACAATCATATGGGTGAAGGAAATGCATATCAGCGTTCACGTCCATATCACTGTATATTACTCGCGAAAACGCAGGAAGGCCTAAAGAATTTATACAAATTGGTTTCGTATGCACATGTTAACTATTTTTATCGTGTGCCGCGTATTCCACGTTCTTTACTGCAAAAGTTAAGGAATGGTATTCTTGTTGGATCAGGTTGTGATAAGGGAGAAGTCTTTGAAACTATGATGCAAAAATCAGCGGAAGAGGCAGAAAAAGTAGCTGAGTTTTATGACTATATCGAAGTTCAACCCCCTGCCAACTATGCTCATTTGATTGAAAAAGATCTTGTTCAGAATGAAGCCCAAATCCTTGATATTATCACAAAACTGGTGGAAATGGGTAAACGTATGAATAAAAGAGTAGTTGCTACAGGTAATGTACATTATATCGAAAAGCATGAGAAATTATATCGTCAAATTCTGATTGCTTCCCAAGCCGGTAATCCCTTGAGCCGGCAAACTTTACCAGACACGCCGTTTCGTACAACAAATGAAATGATAGAATGCTTTAGCTTTTTAGGCGAAGAAAAAGCGCGTGAAATTATCATTGCGAATACCAATGCTTTAGCAGATGAAATGGAAGACGTTTCTCCGGTCCGTGATGGACTGTTTACACCAAAGATAGAAGGTGCTGAACAGGAAATTCGAGATCTTTGTTATAATCGTGCAAAACAGTTATACGGCGAAAAAGTTCCGGAAATCGTTACAGATCGACTGGAAAAAGAATTGGAGAGTATTATTGGAAATGGATTTGCGGTTATCTATTTAATTTCACAGAAACTGGTTAAAAAATCATTGACAGATGGCTATTTAGTAGGATCGCGTGGTTCAGTCGGCTCCTCCTTTGTAGCCACAATGACGGAGATTTCTGAGGTGAATCCACTGCCACCGCATTATGTTTGTCCGCACTGTCATCACAGTGAATTTATTACAGATGGTACTGCTGGAAGCGGATTTGATTTACCTGATAAAAATTGTCCAAGTTGCAATACACTGTTAACGAAAGATGGACAGGATATACCATTCGAGACTTTTCTAGGGTTTAAAGGTGATAAGGTTCCTGATATTGATTTGAATTTCTCAGGAGATTATCAACCTGTAGCACATAACTTTACAAAAGAAATATTTGGTGAGGACAATGTCTATCGTGCTGGGACAATTGGGACAGTAGCAGAGAAGACAGCTTACGGATATGTGAAAGGATACGCATCGGATAAACAACTGGTCTTAAAAAATGCCGAAGTGGATCGGCTTGTACAGGGCAGTCAAGGCGTGAAACGAAATACCGGCCAGCATCCTGGTGGAATCGTTGTTGTTCCTGAGGATAAGGAAATTTATGATTTCACACCAATTCAATACCCTGCAGATGATCGAAATAGCGAGTGGAAAACTACCCATTTTGATTTCCATTCCATTGACAGTAATTTATTAAAATTGGATATACTGGGACATGATGACCCAACCGTCATCCGTATGCTCCAGGACTTAAGTGGTATTGATCCAAAGACCATCCCAACCGATGATGCTGAAGTAATGAAAATATTTTCAGGTACGGAGGCAATTGGAGTTACACCAGAGCAAATTAATTGTAAAACCGGTACATTAGGTGTCCCTGAATTTGGAACAAATTTTGTAAGACAGATGCTTGAGGATACGAAACCATCAACATTCTCAGAACTTCTCATTATCTCAGGACTCTCACATGGTACGGATGTTTGGTTAGGGAATGCACAAGAGTTAATTAATGATGGTATATGTGAACTGCCTGATGTTATCGGCTGTCGTGATGATATTATGGTTTACTTGATGCACAAGGGTTTGGAAGCTTCCCTTGCCTTTAAAATTATGGAATTTGTTCGTAAAGGAAAAGGACTCGAGGATGACTGGATTGTTGAAATGAAAAAGCATGATGTACCGGACTGGTATATTGAATCCTGTAAGAAGATTAAATACATGTTCCCAAAAGCTCATGCTGCTGCCTATGTATTAATGGCAGTGAGGATCGCTTATTTCAAAGTACATTATCCCATTTTATTTTACGCGGCATACTTTACCGTAAGAGCTGGTGACTTTGAATTAGATACAATGGTTAAAGGTTCTCAGGCAATCAGACAGCGGATCGATAATATAACAGCAAAAGGAAATGACGCCCCGCCGAAAGAAAAAAGCTTGTTAACTGTATTGGAAGTATCACTGGAAATGTGCGAACGTGGTTTTTCATTTAAGAAGGTGGATCTTTATAAATCCAATGCAAAGGAATTTATTGTTGATGATAATACGCTCATACCGCCATTTAATGCTGTTGATGGATTAGGGACGAACGCAGCCCTTAATATCGTAAAAGCACGTGAAGAAGGTGAGTTTTTATCCAAGGAGGATCTTCGTGAGCGGAGCAGGGTTTCCAAGACTGTTTTGGAATATCTGGATAATCATGGATGTTTAGATGGAATGGAAGAGAAAAATCAGCTATCTTTATTTTAA
- the rimP gene encoding ribosome maturation factor RimP: MSSQVVKTTEQLLQPILEKRNLELVDINYEKEGKNWFLRIYIDKAGGVDISECGDVSEELSEKLDETDPIKEAYFLEVSSPGVERPLKTKEDVENNLHKNVYLKLYEPIDGSKEHEGILKDFTNDIVTIEYKVKTQKKQVEIPYDKIAKARLAVMF, encoded by the coding sequence TTGAGTTCTCAAGTAGTAAAAACAACCGAGCAATTACTGCAGCCTATTTTAGAGAAAAGAAATTTGGAATTGGTTGATATTAACTATGAAAAAGAAGGTAAAAATTGGTTTCTTCGGATATATATTGACAAAGCTGGTGGAGTGGATATTTCAGAGTGTGGAGATGTTTCAGAAGAGTTAAGTGAAAAACTAGATGAAACAGATCCAATTAAAGAAGCATACTTTCTGGAAGTCTCATCACCAGGTGTTGAGCGACCATTAAAAACAAAGGAAGACGTTGAAAATAATTTGCATAAGAACGTTTATTTGAAACTGTATGAACCAATCGATGGATCGAAGGAACACGAGGGTATTTTGAAGGATTTCACAAATGATATAGTAACGATAGAGTACAAAGTAAAAACGCAAAAAAAACAGGTGGAAATTCCATATGACAAAATAGCAAAAGCAAGACTTGCTGTAATGTTTTAA
- the nusA gene encoding transcription termination factor NusA encodes MSSQLFDAIDYLAKEKGIDKNILLEALEAALISAYKKNFKSASNVRVELNEETGKMGVFSRKTVVEEIEDMQQEISLEEAKELDPNYELEDVIEVEVTPKDFGRIAAQAAKQVVTQRVREAERGVIFSEYQDREEDVMTGIIQRTDSRFVYVHLGKVEAKLAEAEQMPTEDYYVHDRLKVFVTKVENTSKGPQIFISRSHPGLLKRLFEMEVPEIYDGIVEIKSVSREAGDRSKISVHAPDPEIDPVGSCVGQKGQRVQAIVNELKGEKIDIVEWSEDPVVYVTNALSPSKVIEVLVNEEEKATTVIVPDYQLSLAIGKRGQNARLAAKLTGWKIDIKSETDARAEGLLTDADDYDEDDPDSDDDLFQ; translated from the coding sequence GTGAGCAGTCAGTTGTTTGATGCGATTGATTATTTGGCAAAGGAAAAAGGAATCGATAAGAATATTCTGCTGGAAGCGTTGGAAGCGGCTTTAATATCAGCCTATAAGAAGAATTTTAAATCTGCGTCAAATGTGCGAGTAGAACTTAATGAAGAAACAGGTAAAATGGGAGTCTTTTCACGAAAAACTGTGGTTGAAGAAATAGAAGATATGCAACAGGAAATATCACTGGAAGAAGCCAAGGAATTAGATCCGAATTATGAATTAGAAGATGTAATTGAGGTGGAAGTAACACCAAAAGACTTTGGCCGAATAGCAGCTCAAGCAGCCAAGCAGGTTGTTACACAACGTGTGAGAGAGGCTGAGCGAGGTGTTATATTCAGTGAATATCAAGATCGTGAAGAAGATGTAATGACAGGGATTATTCAGCGCACGGACTCACGTTTTGTTTATGTCCATTTAGGTAAGGTTGAGGCGAAGCTAGCTGAAGCTGAACAAATGCCTACAGAAGATTACTATGTTCATGACCGTTTAAAAGTATTTGTTACGAAAGTAGAAAATACGAGTAAGGGGCCACAGATTTTTATTTCCAGATCCCACCCCGGCCTCCTGAAAAGATTGTTTGAAATGGAAGTTCCAGAAATCTATGATGGAATTGTTGAAATTAAATCTGTTTCAAGAGAAGCAGGAGATCGGTCTAAAATATCTGTTCATGCTCCTGATCCGGAAATTGACCCTGTTGGTTCATGCGTTGGACAAAAAGGACAGCGCGTGCAGGCAATTGTTAACGAATTAAAAGGGGAAAAAATAGATATTGTAGAATGGTCCGAGGACCCGGTTGTATATGTAACAAATGCGCTCAGTCCGTCAAAAGTGATTGAGGTATTAGTGAATGAGGAAGAGAAAGCAACTACTGTAATCGTTCCAGACTATCAATTATCGCTGGCTATTGGAAAACGTGGTCAAAATGCAAGGTTGGCGGCTAAGTTAACAGGTTGGAAAATCGATATTAAGAGCGAAACAGATGCAAGAGCTGAAGGTCTTTTAACAGATGCAGATGATTACGATGAAGATGACCCAGACAGTGATGATGATTTGTTCCAATAA
- the rnpM gene encoding RNase P modulator RnpM translates to MAQKKKKIPQRKCIVTNEMKPKKELIRVVRNKEGEVFVDPTGKKNGRGAYLSRDHDVITKAEETNILNRQFNAEVDAAIYDELKQFIDGNDNEK, encoded by the coding sequence GTGGCACAAAAGAAAAAGAAGATACCACAACGTAAATGTATTGTAACAAATGAAATGAAACCAAAAAAAGAACTGATCCGTGTTGTAAGGAATAAAGAAGGAGAAGTTTTTGTTGATCCGACCGGTAAAAAGAACGGCCGAGGTGCCTATTTATCCCGTGATCATGATGTCATTACAAAAGCTGAAGAAACGAATATATTAAACCGTCAATTCAATGCAGAAGTAGATGCGGCAATTTATGATGAACTAAAACAATTCATTGATGGTAATGACAATGAAAAATAG
- a CDS encoding L7Ae/L30e/S12e/Gadd45 family ribosomal protein, which yields MKNSYLNILGLAFRAGKCSLGEETIVKDIQKNRAMLVLLANDIGPQTYKKLTNKCKTYEIPFRIVDDRETMSNAIGKSHRVAIAILDAGFAAKIKSLLG from the coding sequence ATGAAAAATAGCTATTTAAATATATTGGGGCTTGCATTTCGTGCTGGAAAATGTTCTTTAGGGGAAGAAACAATCGTGAAAGACATTCAGAAAAATAGAGCAATGTTAGTACTTCTGGCAAATGATATCGGTCCACAGACATATAAGAAATTAACGAATAAATGTAAAACGTATGAAATTCCATTTCGGATAGTCGATGACAGAGAAACAATGTCAAACGCTATTGGAAAATCCCATAGGGTAGCTATTGCCATTTTAGATGCAGGATTTGCTGCTAAGATTAAATCGCTACTCGGGTAA
- the infB gene encoding translation initiation factor IF-2 — translation MSKMRVYEYAKQNNVTSKDVINHLNNLNIEVSNHMSTISTDTATKLDGKFNAKASSTSNTKQQKNETSSSQNKQPVNKNVNKGKTNKAEQKKNPQQNKQNNKQNRNQKGKKGRENKFAPNKQPAVKKILERITYSDTLTVSELASKLHMQTAEIIKKLMNLGVMATKNQDLDDDTVELLCAEFNVEVEKEIILDDTDFDKYRVEENESDLIERPAVVTIMGHVDHGKTTLLDSIRHTKVTAGEAGGITQHIGAYQVEDQGKKVTFLDTPGHAAFTSMRSRGAQVTDIAILVVAADDGVMPQTVEAINHAKAAEVPIIVAVNKMDKEGANPDRVMQELTEYELIPEAWGGSTIFVNVTATKAEGIDDLLEMILLVSEVEELKANPNTSASGTVIDAELDKGRGSVATLLIQNGQLNIGDSIVVGNTYGRVRAMVNDVGARVKKAGPSTPVEITGLNHVPQAGDQFMVFADEKKARQIGEAREQKYIVENRSEQSKVSLDDLFEQIKQGEMKEINIIIKADVQGSAEALAGSLGKIEVEGVNIKIIHTGVGAITESDIILASASNAIVIGFNVRPDVNAKKAADSEKVDVRLHRVIYTAIEEIEAAMKGMLDPEYEEKVIGQIEVREIFKVSKIGTIAGSYVTDGKVTRDSGIRVIRDGVVQFEGEIAALKRFKDDVREVAKNYECGITIKNFNDIKEGDVMEAYVMEEIERK, via the coding sequence ATGAGTAAAATGCGTGTATATGAATATGCAAAACAAAATAATGTAACAAGTAAAGATGTAATTAATCATTTAAATAACCTCAATATAGAGGTTTCCAATCATATGTCAACAATTTCAACTGATACAGCAACAAAATTGGATGGTAAGTTTAACGCTAAAGCTAGTTCCACTAGTAATACAAAACAACAAAAAAACGAAACATCATCCAGTCAAAATAAGCAACCAGTGAATAAAAACGTAAATAAAGGAAAGACCAATAAAGCCGAACAGAAAAAAAATCCACAGCAGAACAAACAGAATAATAAGCAAAACAGAAACCAAAAAGGTAAAAAAGGAAGAGAGAATAAATTTGCACCAAATAAACAGCCTGCAGTGAAGAAAATCCTTGAGCGTATTACGTACAGCGATACGCTAACCGTTAGTGAGCTTGCAAGTAAGCTTCATATGCAAACAGCAGAAATAATTAAAAAACTAATGAACTTAGGCGTAATGGCAACGAAAAATCAAGATCTTGATGATGATACGGTAGAGTTACTTTGTGCTGAATTTAATGTAGAAGTTGAAAAAGAAATCATATTGGATGATACGGACTTTGATAAATATAGAGTAGAAGAAAATGAATCTGATCTTATTGAAAGACCTGCCGTGGTTACCATTATGGGACATGTCGACCATGGTAAGACAACGTTGCTTGATTCCATTCGTCATACGAAAGTAACTGCTGGAGAAGCTGGAGGGATCACCCAACATATCGGTGCATATCAAGTAGAAGATCAAGGGAAAAAAGTTACATTCCTTGATACACCAGGGCATGCTGCATTTACAAGTATGCGATCCCGCGGGGCACAGGTAACTGATATTGCTATTTTAGTTGTCGCTGCTGATGATGGGGTAATGCCACAAACGGTAGAAGCTATCAACCATGCGAAAGCTGCTGAAGTACCAATTATAGTAGCCGTAAACAAAATGGACAAAGAAGGTGCTAACCCGGATCGTGTCATGCAGGAATTAACGGAATATGAACTTATTCCAGAAGCATGGGGTGGCAGTACGATTTTCGTTAATGTAACAGCGACAAAGGCTGAAGGTATCGACGATCTACTGGAAATGATATTACTTGTCTCCGAGGTTGAAGAATTAAAAGCAAATCCTAATACAAGTGCCTCCGGTACAGTAATCGATGCCGAGCTGGATAAAGGCCGTGGGTCTGTAGCGACATTACTCATTCAGAATGGACAATTAAATATTGGTGATTCGATCGTCGTGGGTAATACGTATGGTCGTGTAAGAGCAATGGTTAACGATGTTGGAGCGCGTGTTAAAAAAGCCGGGCCATCAACACCTGTGGAAATCACCGGTTTAAACCATGTGCCTCAAGCTGGAGATCAATTTATGGTATTTGCTGATGAGAAAAAGGCGCGCCAAATTGGTGAAGCACGTGAACAAAAATATATCGTTGAAAATCGTAGTGAACAATCAAAAGTTAGCCTTGATGACTTGTTTGAGCAAATCAAACAAGGAGAAATGAAGGAAATCAATATTATTATTAAAGCAGATGTTCAGGGATCTGCTGAAGCACTGGCAGGCTCTCTTGGAAAAATAGAAGTTGAAGGTGTAAATATCAAAATTATTCATACCGGCGTAGGAGCGATTACGGAATCAGATATTATTTTAGCGTCAGCTTCAAACGCAATTGTAATCGGGTTTAATGTTCGCCCTGATGTTAACGCAAAGAAAGCTGCTGACTCAGAAAAAGTGGATGTACGTCTCCATCGTGTTATATATACTGCTATTGAAGAAATTGAAGCAGCTATGAAAGGTATGCTCGATCCGGAATATGAAGAAAAAGTAATCGGACAAATAGAAGTTCGTGAAATATTCAAGGTTTCCAAAATCGGGACAATAGCGGGTAGCTATGTAACTGATGGTAAAGTTACAAGAGATTCCGGTATAAGAGTCATCCGTGATGGTGTTGTTCAATTTGAAGGAGAAATTGCTGCATTAAAACGCTTTAAAGATGACGTCAGGGAAGTAGCCAAAAACTATGAATGCGGGATTACCATTAAAAATTTCAATGACATTAAAGAAGGCGATGTTATGGAAGCTTATGTTATGGAAGAAATTGAACGAAAATGA
- a CDS encoding DUF503 domain-containing protein: protein MIIYAEVECMMYDGHSLKSKRSIIKRLLAKLRNNFNVAVVELDYHDLWQRTKLGIVTISTSVSHAEQIMQEVLRVIDTYSELERTITDVERM from the coding sequence ATGATTATCTATGCAGAAGTAGAGTGCATGATGTATGATGGCCATTCGCTTAAGTCGAAACGATCAATTATAAAACGATTATTGGCTAAATTACGCAACAATTTCAATGTAGCTGTTGTAGAATTGGATTATCATGATTTATGGCAACGAACAAAACTCGGTATCGTTACGATCTCTACTAGCGTTTCTCATGCCGAACAGATCATGCAAGAGGTACTGCGCGTAATTGATACGTATTCAGAACTTGAGCGTACCATTACAGATGTAGAGCGCATGTAA
- the rbfA gene encoding 30S ribosome-binding factor RbfA, whose amino-acid sequence MSDVRANRVAEQMKKELGEIFTQKLKDPRIGFVTVMDVEVTGDLQQATIFISVLGDEQQKHDTLLGLTKAKGFIRSEIGQRIRLRKTPELMFEFDEAFDYGNRIETILRELNK is encoded by the coding sequence ATGTCAGATGTACGTGCAAATCGTGTAGCAGAGCAGATGAAGAAAGAGTTAGGTGAAATTTTCACCCAAAAATTAAAAGATCCGCGAATAGGCTTTGTTACAGTCATGGATGTAGAAGTAACAGGTGATCTCCAGCAAGCAACAATATTTATATCTGTGCTTGGTGACGAACAGCAAAAACATGATACACTTTTAGGTCTCACAAAGGCGAAAGGATTTATCCGTTCGGAAATCGGACAGCGAATCCGTTTACGCAAAACACCTGAATTAATGTTTGAGTTTGATGAAGCTTTTGATTATGGTAATCGTATAGAAACAATTCTGCGTGAGCTAAACAAATAG
- the truB gene encoding tRNA pseudouridine(55) synthase TruB, which yields MNGILPLWKPKGMTSHDCVIQIRKIFKTKKVGHTGTLDPEVEGVLPMCIGEATKIVPYLTETEKGYIAQVKLGQATDTEDRHGTVVEEKSVAELPSEKRIENVLQSFRGTIKQVPPMYSAVKINGKKLYEYARAGEEVKRPVREATIHDLKRLPLKANEGTDRFSMEIICSKGTYIRTLCVDIGKRLGYPAHMSDLVRTKSASFTKENTVTFAIIEEAAKHNHQDQLLIPMIKGLDHLDILYVDEETKRKVHHGQKISKPKKIIKTDPFVVMHDQQLLAIYQIHPQKPEQMKPVRVFHG from the coding sequence ATGAATGGTATATTGCCATTATGGAAGCCAAAGGGTATGACGTCACATGATTGTGTTATACAGATACGAAAAATTTTTAAAACTAAAAAAGTCGGTCATACCGGTACCCTTGATCCTGAAGTTGAAGGTGTACTTCCTATGTGTATTGGTGAGGCAACCAAAATTGTACCTTATTTAACAGAAACAGAGAAAGGCTATATTGCGCAAGTGAAATTGGGCCAAGCGACAGATACAGAAGATAGACATGGAACTGTGGTCGAGGAAAAATCAGTAGCTGAACTCCCTTCTGAAAAAAGAATAGAAAATGTGCTACAATCATTTAGAGGAACAATCAAACAAGTTCCGCCAATGTATTCTGCGGTAAAAATAAATGGAAAGAAATTATATGAATATGCAAGAGCAGGTGAAGAGGTCAAACGTCCTGTAAGAGAGGCCACCATTCACGACTTAAAACGATTACCTCTAAAAGCAAATGAAGGAACCGATCGCTTTAGCATGGAAATCATTTGTTCCAAAGGTACCTATATACGAACATTATGTGTTGATATTGGGAAGCGATTAGGATATCCTGCACATATGTCAGACTTAGTAAGAACGAAATCTGCTTCATTTACGAAAGAGAATACAGTAACATTTGCCATTATTGAAGAAGCGGCAAAACATAACCACCAGGATCAATTATTAATTCCTATGATTAAAGGACTGGATCACTTGGACATTCTATATGTAGATGAAGAAACAAAGCGCAAAGTTCATCATGGTCAAAAGATTTCGAAACCGAAAAAAATAATAAAAACGGATCCATTTGTCGTTATGCATGATCAGCAATTATTAGCAATCTATCAAATACATCCCCAAAAGCCAGAACAAATGAAACCAGTTCGCGTCTTTCATGGGTGA
- a CDS encoding riboflavin kinase gives MPKIGVYAVKIRYKNEVYEGMASIGTNPTFTSDRKDLSVEVNIFDYNNDLYGEELLIEWHKYFRDEEKFDGAEPLINQIATDEKNIRAFFSEKG, from the coding sequence TTGCCAAAAATAGGCGTATATGCAGTGAAAATTCGTTATAAGAATGAGGTTTATGAGGGGATGGCTAGTATTGGAACAAATCCAACCTTTACCTCAGATCGAAAGGATTTGTCTGTAGAGGTAAATATATTTGATTATAACAATGATCTTTATGGTGAAGAATTACTAATCGAATGGCATAAGTATTTCCGAGATGAAGAGAAATTTGATGGTGCCGAGCCTCTAATTAATCAGATTGCTACTGATGAAAAAAACATACGGGCCTTCTTTTCAGAGAAAGGCTAA
- the rpsO gene encoding 30S ribosomal protein S15: MAITQERKNEIISEYKVHDNDTGSPEVQIAVLTEEITKLNEHLRVHKKDHHSRRGLLKMVGKRRNLLNYLRNKDITRYRDLIKNLGLRR, translated from the coding sequence ATGGCTATCACACAAGAACGCAAGAATGAAATTATTAGTGAATATAAAGTTCATGATAATGACACTGGTTCTCCAGAAGTACAAATTGCAGTACTTACTGAAGAAATTACCAAATTAAACGAACATTTACGTGTTCATAAAAAAGATCACCATTCACGTCGCGGTCTTTTGAAAATGGTTGGTAAACGTCGTAATTTACTAAACTATCTGCGTAATAAAGACATTACTCGTTATCGTGATTTAATTAAAAATCTTGGATTACGTCGATAA